From one Pseudomonas sp. B21-048 genomic stretch:
- the sugE gene encoding quaternary ammonium compound efflux SMR transporter SugE, whose protein sequence is MSWIILFFAGLFEVGWAVGLKYTDGFSRPLPTALTVTAMAISLGLLGLAMKELPLGTAYAIWTGVGAVGTVIAGIILFGESMALFRLASVALIITGLVGLKISA, encoded by the coding sequence ATGTCCTGGATCATTCTGTTTTTTGCTGGCCTGTTCGAAGTCGGCTGGGCAGTTGGCCTGAAATACACTGACGGTTTCAGCCGCCCTCTTCCTACCGCACTGACCGTTACCGCCATGGCGATCAGCCTTGGCCTGCTGGGCCTTGCCATGAAGGAATTGCCGCTGGGCACGGCCTATGCGATCTGGACTGGCGTAGGTGCGGTGGGCACGGTGATCGCCGGGATCATTCTGTTTGGTGAATCCATGGCGCTGTTTCGGCTGGCCAGTGTGGCGTTGATCATTACCGGGTTGGTTGGGCTCAAGATCAGCGCTTAG
- the rdgC gene encoding recombination-associated protein RdgC: MWFKNLLIYRLTQDLPFDAEALETALATKLARPCASQELTTYGFVAPFGKGEDAPLVHISGDFLLIAARKEERILPGSVVRDAVKEKVEEIEAEQMRKVYKKERDQIKDEIIQAFLPRAFIRRSSTFAAIAPKQGLILVNSASPKRAEDLLSTLREVIGSLPVRPLTVKMSPTATMTEWVTTQKAANDFFVLDECELRDTHEDGGIVRCKRQDLTSEEIQLHLSTGKVVTQLSLAWQDKLSFVLDDKMVVKRLKFEDLLQDQAEQDGGDEALGQLDASFTLMMLTFGDFLPSMVEALGGEEIPQGI, from the coding sequence ATGTGGTTCAAAAACCTGCTTATCTATCGCCTGACCCAAGATCTGCCTTTTGATGCCGAGGCGTTGGAAACTGCACTGGCCACCAAACTGGCGCGTCCATGTGCAAGCCAGGAGTTGACCACCTACGGTTTCGTCGCGCCATTCGGCAAGGGCGAAGACGCGCCGCTGGTGCACATCAGTGGCGACTTCCTGTTGATCGCCGCCCGTAAGGAAGAACGCATTCTGCCGGGCAGCGTCGTACGCGACGCGGTGAAGGAAAAGGTCGAAGAGATCGAAGCCGAACAAATGCGCAAGGTCTACAAAAAGGAACGCGATCAGATCAAGGATGAAATCATCCAGGCCTTCCTGCCCCGCGCCTTTATCCGTCGCTCGTCGACCTTCGCCGCCATCGCGCCGAAACAGGGCCTGATCCTGGTTAACTCGGCTAGCCCGAAACGTGCCGAAGACCTGCTGTCTACCCTGCGCGAAGTGATCGGCTCGCTGCCAGTGCGTCCGCTGACGGTGAAGATGTCGCCGACCGCCACCATGACCGAATGGGTCACCACCCAGAAAGCCGCGAATGATTTCTTCGTGCTGGACGAATGCGAATTGCGCGACACCCACGAAGACGGCGGCATCGTGCGCTGCAAGCGTCAGGACCTGACCAGCGAAGAAATCCAGCTGCACCTGAGCACTGGCAAAGTGGTCACTCAACTGTCGCTGGCCTGGCAGGACAAACTGTCGTTCGTGCTCGACGACAAAATGGTGGTCAAGCGCCTGAAGTTCGAAGACCTGCTGCAAGATCAGGCGGAACAGGACGGTGGCGACGAAGCCCTGGGCCAACTGGACGCCAGCTTCACCCTGATGATGCTCACCTTCGGCGACTTCCTGCCGTCGATGGTTGAAGCGTTGGGTGGGGAAGAGATCCCGCAGGGTATCTAA
- a CDS encoding catalase family protein, translated as MLITLWLRLGVFLGKTLLWLLGLSLLGWALIMAWSAWQHRGPVSAEELIPDGEASMTQDIIQTAVRIVDQHRESTRYLRDAHAKAHGCVKAEVQVLPDLAAQLRQGVFSEPGKTWQATIRLSNGNAYPQFDSIRDARGMAIKLFDVPGKQLLSDRQGRSEQDFVMFNHPNFFVSDVAEYRQNVAAQADGKKVMAFFPGWDPRTWQVRHLFIALATLSPAPASPTQTTYFSVSPYKFGEANAKFRVMPDPDSCPVYTLPTQNQNLPNFLRSALNQQLSTDRVPACFVLQIQRQDAGKYMPIEDTSIEWSESDAPFETVAKIKLPAQDFDTPALNLQCDNQSFNPWFGLEAHRPIGGINRLRKAVYEAVSGYRHSRNAEQ; from the coding sequence ATGCTGATTACTCTCTGGTTGCGCCTTGGCGTTTTCCTCGGCAAAACCCTGCTGTGGTTGCTGGGTCTGAGCCTGCTCGGCTGGGCGCTGATCATGGCCTGGTCCGCCTGGCAGCATCGCGGCCCGGTATCGGCTGAAGAACTGATTCCGGACGGCGAGGCGTCAATGACTCAGGACATCATTCAGACGGCCGTGCGTATCGTCGATCAACACCGTGAAAGTACTCGCTACCTGCGCGATGCCCATGCCAAGGCCCATGGTTGCGTGAAGGCCGAGGTTCAGGTGCTGCCGGATCTGGCGGCACAGTTACGTCAAGGCGTCTTCAGCGAACCCGGCAAAACCTGGCAAGCAACGATACGGCTGTCCAATGGCAATGCGTATCCGCAGTTCGACAGCATCCGCGATGCCCGAGGCATGGCGATCAAACTATTCGATGTGCCTGGTAAACAGTTGCTGAGCGACCGGCAAGGGCGCAGCGAACAGGATTTCGTGATGTTCAACCATCCGAACTTCTTTGTCAGCGATGTCGCCGAGTATCGTCAGAATGTGGCCGCTCAGGCTGATGGCAAAAAGGTGATGGCGTTCTTCCCGGGCTGGGATCCGCGCACCTGGCAGGTTCGCCATCTGTTTATCGCGCTGGCGACGCTCTCCCCTGCCCCGGCAAGCCCGACGCAGACCACTTACTTTTCGGTTTCGCCGTACAAGTTTGGTGAAGCCAATGCCAAATTCCGGGTGATGCCGGATCCTGATAGCTGCCCGGTCTACACGCTGCCCACGCAAAATCAAAACCTGCCGAATTTCCTGCGCAGTGCGCTGAACCAGCAGTTATCGACTGATCGGGTACCGGCGTGTTTCGTCTTACAGATCCAGCGTCAGGATGCGGGCAAGTACATGCCGATCGAAGACACCAGTATCGAGTGGAGCGAAAGCGACGCGCCCTTCGAAACCGTGGCCAAAATCAAACTGCCTGCCCAGGATTTCGACACCCCGGCGCTGAACCTGCAATGCGACAACCAGTCGTTCAACCCATGGTTCGGCCTTGAAGCCCATAGGCCGATTGGCGGGATCAACCGGTTGCGCAAAGCGGTGTATGAGGCCGTCAGCGGCTATCGACACAGTCGCAATGCCGAACAATAG